From Streptomyces sp. NBC_00690, a single genomic window includes:
- a CDS encoding dihydrofolate reductase family protein encodes MRKLSYYVAASIDGFIGAPGGDAVFFNRFVVGDYLDYMRTEQADTLPAMARQHFGVEDRPLSRYDTVIQGRASYDLALQEGITRPYAHLREIVVSRTLTESPDPQVEIVSADPVGRVRELKKEEGLSIYLCGGANLAGQLRDEVDELVIKTYPVVLGEGMRMFDAEFRVDDFSLVSSRAFDNGVVVRQYER; translated from the coding sequence TTGCGCAAGCTCAGCTACTACGTCGCCGCATCGATCGACGGCTTCATCGGCGCCCCTGGAGGGGATGCCGTGTTCTTCAACAGGTTTGTGGTCGGCGACTACCTCGACTACATGCGAACGGAGCAGGCGGACACCCTGCCGGCCATGGCCCGTCAACACTTCGGGGTCGAGGACCGGCCCCTGAGCCGCTACGACACCGTGATCCAGGGGCGCGCCAGCTATGACCTCGCACTCCAGGAGGGCATCACCCGCCCCTACGCCCATCTGCGGGAGATCGTGGTCTCCCGCACCCTCACCGAATCCCCCGACCCCCAGGTGGAGATCGTTTCGGCCGATCCCGTCGGCCGGGTCAGGGAGTTGAAGAAGGAGGAGGGGCTCTCCATCTATCTCTGCGGGGGCGCCAACCTCGCGGGGCAACTCCGTGACGAGGTGGACGAACTCGTCATCAAGACCTACCCCGTGGTGCTGGGTGAGGGAATGCGGATGTTCGACGCCGAGTTCCGTGTTGACGACTTCTCGCTGGTCTCCTCGCGAGCCTTCGACAACGGCGTGGTCGTCCGGCAGTACGAACGCTGA
- a CDS encoding DUF6304 family protein produces the protein MSSDSTEVWAGWYRDRRGAEAVTIAAHGRQLRTRIRGVEYEGATFAALEVVGAEGVLSSCVLEWDIPLPVHVDGGVERATLSCLLTLGELRPEGSLDRADLNLTLHYGGAAYESGVAGGDFDDALDRIQKQLPPGAELGSHVCAEV, from the coding sequence ATGTCATCGGATTCGACTGAAGTCTGGGCGGGCTGGTACCGCGACCGACGTGGCGCGGAAGCGGTCACGATCGCGGCGCACGGACGGCAACTGCGCACGCGCATCAGGGGTGTTGAGTACGAAGGGGCGACCTTTGCCGCCCTGGAGGTCGTCGGAGCGGAGGGAGTCCTCTCCTCCTGCGTACTGGAGTGGGACATACCGCTGCCCGTCCATGTGGACGGCGGTGTCGAGCGCGCCACACTGAGCTGTCTGCTGACGCTCGGTGAACTGAGGCCCGAAGGGTCCCTCGATCGGGCGGACCTCAACCTCACCCTGCACTACGGCGGAGCCGCCTACGAGTCCGGAGTCGCAGGAGGCGACTTCGACGATGCGCTGGACCGCATCCAGAAACAACTGCCCCCCGGGGCCGAGTTGGGATCACACGTGTGCGCCGAGGTCTGA
- the snpA gene encoding snapalysin: MRHPRTAFSAALTVGLTLAAALGAVPATAAVPADSPTKAAVPSYVAYEGSAADTKATRAFFQAVLKSVAEQRAANPGARVVTVTYNATSAPTFRSQIARSTQIWNSSVTNVRLQEGSNPNFRYYEGNDARGSYASTDGRGRGYIFLDYRQNQQYDSYRVTSHETGHVLGLPDNYRGPCSELMSGGGPGPSCRNAVPNTQERSRVNSIWAYGLAAAAARIS; the protein is encoded by the coding sequence ATGCGTCATCCCAGAACCGCGTTCTCCGCCGCACTCACCGTCGGCCTCACCCTGGCTGCCGCACTCGGTGCCGTCCCCGCCACCGCCGCCGTCCCGGCCGACTCCCCCACGAAGGCCGCCGTCCCGTCCTACGTCGCCTACGAGGGGTCCGCCGCGGACACCAAGGCGACCAGGGCATTCTTCCAGGCCGTTTTGAAGTCGGTCGCCGAGCAGCGGGCCGCCAACCCCGGCGCCCGTGTCGTCACCGTCACGTACAACGCGACCAGCGCGCCCACCTTCCGCAGCCAGATAGCGCGCAGCACCCAGATATGGAACAGCTCGGTCACCAATGTGCGCCTCCAGGAGGGCAGCAACCCGAACTTCCGCTACTACGAGGGAAATGACGCCCGCGGTTCCTACGCCAGCACGGACGGCCGCGGACGCGGCTACATCTTCCTCGACTACCGGCAGAACCAGCAGTACGACTCGTACCGGGTGACCTCGCACGAGACCGGTCATGTGCTCGGCCTGCCGGACAACTACCGGGGTCCGTGCAGCGAGTTGATGTCCGGTGGCGGCCCCGGGCCGTCCTGCCGCAATGCGGTGCCCAACACCCAGGAGCGGTCACGGGTGAACTCGATCTGGGCGTATGGGCTGGCCGCTGCGGCTGCGCGTATCTCCTGA
- a CDS encoding LysR family transcriptional regulator, which yields MELEVRHLRALCAIAETGSLHKAARRLGVSQPSLTTQLRRIENSLGAELFSRERSGCRPTPLGRAVLTRARPLVAEMAALVVEAKAAAARAQGARLRVGSTASSALPGWLGRLRRRLPDTDISLHVDVSANALLRMVSSGQLDVAFVHEVEGCPLLVPDGVFRRVLMEREPQFVSMSRDHPAAAAPVVELRDLADDRWIVDPTVDGEWDGLRRVLAAAGLNPPVLHGDYHTAASLIAVGEAVAPCQPTSGGREDMAVRPLLGDPLAVRLLLCTPPGPQEPYDEVYTDLESAYREAATRAAVYRQWLRRHKSPLITPAA from the coding sequence ATGGAGCTAGAGGTGAGGCACCTGCGCGCCTTGTGCGCCATCGCGGAGACCGGCAGTCTGCACAAGGCTGCACGCCGACTCGGCGTCAGCCAACCGTCCCTGACGACCCAGTTGCGACGGATCGAGAACTCCCTCGGCGCCGAACTGTTCTCACGCGAGCGGTCCGGCTGTCGACCGACGCCCCTGGGGCGGGCCGTACTGACCCGAGCCAGACCGTTGGTGGCCGAAATGGCAGCCCTCGTGGTGGAGGCCAAGGCCGCCGCTGCCCGAGCGCAGGGCGCCCGACTGCGCGTCGGCTCGACCGCCAGCAGCGCGCTGCCCGGCTGGCTCGGCCGACTGCGGCGCAGACTGCCCGACACCGATATCTCGCTGCATGTGGACGTCTCGGCGAACGCCCTGCTCAGGATGGTTTCGTCCGGGCAACTCGACGTGGCGTTCGTCCATGAGGTCGAGGGCTGCCCACTGCTGGTCCCCGACGGCGTCTTCCGGCGGGTGCTGATGGAGCGCGAGCCGCAATTCGTCTCCATGTCACGTGACCATCCGGCCGCCGCCGCACCCGTCGTGGAGCTGAGGGATCTGGCCGACGATCGATGGATCGTCGATCCGACCGTCGACGGCGAATGGGACGGTCTGCGCCGGGTGTTGGCCGCAGCGGGACTCAATCCACCGGTTCTGCACGGCGACTACCACACGGCCGCCTCGCTGATCGCGGTCGGCGAGGCCGTCGCCCCCTGCCAGCCGACCTCGGGCGGGCGGGAGGACATGGCCGTACGACCCCTGCTCGGCGATCCCCTCGCCGTCCGGCTGCTGTTGTGCACCCCGCCCGGCCCCCAGGAGCCGTACGACGAGGTGTACACGGACCTGGAGTCCGCCTATCGGGAGGCGGCGACCCGGGCTGCGGTCTACCGTCAGTGGCTGCGCCGCCACAAGAGCCCGCTGATCACCCCGGCCGCCTGA
- a CDS encoding NUDIX hydrolase translates to MRWTVHGERQIYKNPWVNLWLADVQQPDGLRLEHHVVRMRHLAVAAVLDERSRVLMMWRHRFITDTWGWELPMGLIEPGETPQQTAAREVEEETGWRVGSMKPLVYAQPANGITDSEHHVFRADGAHYAGPPTEMNESDRIEWIELTQVRAMIDRREVVSGGSLVGLLYLLLDEATSGR, encoded by the coding sequence ATGCGGTGGACCGTCCATGGGGAACGGCAGATCTACAAGAACCCGTGGGTCAATCTGTGGCTCGCGGACGTCCAACAGCCGGACGGCCTCCGTCTTGAGCACCACGTCGTGCGGATGCGGCACCTCGCGGTCGCGGCCGTACTGGACGAGCGGTCGCGGGTGTTGATGATGTGGCGGCACCGGTTCATCACGGACACCTGGGGTTGGGAGCTCCCGATGGGGCTGATCGAGCCGGGCGAAACCCCCCAGCAGACGGCGGCACGGGAGGTCGAGGAGGAGACCGGTTGGCGGGTCGGGTCGATGAAACCCCTGGTCTACGCCCAGCCCGCGAACGGCATCACGGATTCTGAGCACCATGTGTTCCGGGCCGACGGCGCACACTACGCCGGCCCACCGACCGAGATGAACGAGTCGGACCGCATCGAGTGGATCGAGTTGACGCAAGTCCGGGCGATGATCGACCGCCGAGAAGTGGTCAGCGGCGGCAGCCTGGTGGGGCTGCTCTATCTGCTGCTGGACGAGGCCACTTCGGGGCGCTGA
- the sodN gene encoding superoxide dismutase, Ni: MLSRLFAPKVKVSAHCDLPCGVYDPAQARIEAESVKAVQEKFQANEDAHFRARATVIKEQRAELAKHHVSVLWSDYFKPPHFEKYPELHQLINDTLKALSAAKASTDPATGQKALDYIAQIDKIFWETKQA; the protein is encoded by the coding sequence ATGCTCTCCCGCCTGTTTGCCCCCAAGGTGAAGGTCAGCGCGCACTGCGATCTGCCCTGCGGTGTCTACGACCCGGCCCAGGCCAGGATCGAGGCCGAATCGGTCAAGGCAGTCCAGGAGAAGTTCCAGGCCAACGAGGACGCGCACTTCCGGGCCCGCGCAACGGTCATCAAGGAGCAGCGCGCGGAGCTCGCCAAGCACCACGTTTCGGTGCTCTGGAGCGACTACTTCAAGCCCCCGCACTTCGAGAAGTACCCCGAGCTCCACCAGCTGATCAACGACACCCTGAAGGCGCTGTCGGCCGCCAAGGCGTCGACGGACCCCGCGACGGGTCAGAAGGCGCTGGACTACATCGCCCAGATCGACAAGATCTTCTGGGAGACCAAGCAAGCCTGA
- the sodX gene encoding nickel-type superoxide dismutase maturation protease: MSERGRAQNAPFGVAEVSGPSMYPTLKPGDQLLVHYGAQVRPGDVAVLRHPLQQDLLIVKRLAERRAGGWWVLGDNPGAEGDSRVFGAVPPELLLGRVRGRYRPRAEGQRSALGLVSWALTAVRPVLCSRSVLSKRLRAR; encoded by the coding sequence ATGTCGGAGCGGGGCCGGGCGCAGAATGCGCCGTTCGGTGTGGCCGAGGTGTCGGGACCGTCCATGTATCCGACGCTCAAGCCCGGCGATCAGCTACTGGTCCACTACGGTGCGCAGGTCAGGCCCGGCGATGTCGCCGTGCTGCGCCATCCGCTCCAACAGGACCTCCTGATCGTGAAACGGCTCGCCGAGCGGCGGGCGGGCGGCTGGTGGGTGCTCGGGGACAACCCCGGTGCCGAAGGGGACAGCAGGGTGTTCGGAGCCGTCCCGCCCGAACTGCTCCTGGGGCGGGTGCGGGGTCGCTACCGGCCGCGCGCCGAGGGTCAGCGGTCGGCGCTGGGGCTGGTCTCCTGGGCGCTGACCGCCGTACGCCCCGTGCTGTGCAGCCGGTCGGTGCTCTCCAAGCGCTTGCGGGCGCGGTAG